The Oncorhynchus masou masou isolate Uvic2021 chromosome 6, UVic_Omas_1.1, whole genome shotgun sequence genome has a window encoding:
- the LOC135542318 gene encoding cytidine deaminase-like produces the protein MGDLQIEMLHGKDQGLQLLHHPDRVTVEGLIHQSLEAKEFSYCPYSNFRVGAALLAHDDRVFTGCNVENACNNLGVCAERNAIAKAVSEGRRSFKAIAIASDLHDQFISPCGGCRQFMREFGANWDVYLTKPDGSYIEMKVSELLPVSFGPEDLSMKKVVKIPNEY, from the exons aTGGGAGACCTGCAGATCGAGATGCTCCATGGTAAGGACCAGGGGTTGCAGCTCCTCCACCACCCAGACAGGGTAACGGTAGAAGGGCTTATCCATCAGTCCCTGGAGGCCAAGGAGTTTTCCTACTGTCCCTACAGCAATTTCAGGGTCGGGGCTGCCCTCCTAGCCCACGACGACAGAGTGTTCACAG GTTGCAATGTGGAGAACGCGTGTAACAACCTGGGTGTGTGTGCAGAGAGGAACGCCATCGCTAAAGCAGTGTCAGAGGGACGCCGTAGCTTCAAGGCTATCGCTATCGCCAG TGACTTACATGACCAGTTCATCTCACCATGCGGTGGCTGCAGACAGTTCATGAGAGAG TTTGGGGCCAACTGGGACGTGTACCTGACCAAGCCAGACGGCTCATACATAGAGATGAAAGTCAGCGAGCTGCTTCCTGTCTCCTTCGGTCCAGAAGACCTATCCATGAAGAAAGTCGTGAAGATCCCCAACGAGTATTAA